From a region of the Chloroflexota bacterium genome:
- a CDS encoding cytochrome P450 gives MIHSTYAEVFNPQFVQDPFPTYAALRAEAPIHRISLPDGRGLWMITRFEDVKAALKDPRFIKNWRKVLNPEEQKLMPVMPPVVQLLFKHLLAIDPPDHTRIRGMVHKAFTPQLVEQLRPRIQQIADDLLDAMLAGPRSTDLLTAYAFPLPLTVIAELLGIPLDHREKFRYWSGLVVTVDPSPDRFTRMAGEMEEFGNYLRELFAEKRANPANDLTSALVQVEEAGDKLTEQELFSLVFFLLIAGHETTVNLIGNGILALLQHPEQLNLLRENPDLIRNAVEELLRYDSPVETSTIRWACEDLEFAGAKIPRGEQILAVITSANRDPQHFVAPDQLDITRTEHNHIAFGHGIHYCLGAPLARLEGAIAINSLVQRLPHLRLAVPAHELIWRPGMLIRGMIEMPVEF, from the coding sequence ATGATCCATTCAACCTACGCTGAAGTATTTAATCCGCAGTTCGTTCAAGACCCCTTCCCCACCTATGCGGCTTTGCGTGCCGAAGCCCCTATTCACCGAATTAGCCTGCCCGATGGTCGTGGCTTGTGGATGATTACCCGTTTTGAGGATGTTAAAGCCGCACTGAAAGATCCGCGTTTTATCAAAAATTGGCGGAAAGTGCTCAATCCCGAAGAGCAAAAGCTGATGCCAGTGATGCCGCCTGTGGTGCAATTGTTGTTTAAACATTTGTTAGCGATTGATCCACCCGATCATACGCGGATTCGTGGGATGGTGCATAAAGCCTTTACCCCTCAATTGGTTGAGCAACTACGCCCACGCATTCAGCAAATTGCCGATGATTTGCTCGATGCAATGTTGGCTGGCCCACGCAGCACCGATTTGCTGACAGCCTATGCTTTTCCACTGCCCTTGACCGTCATTGCCGAATTGCTAGGAATTCCGCTTGATCATCGCGAAAAATTCCGGTATTGGTCGGGCTTGGTTGTGACCGTCGATCCCTCTCCGGATCGTTTTACGCGCATGGCGGGTGAGATGGAGGAGTTTGGCAATTATCTGCGTGAATTATTCGCTGAAAAACGTGCCAACCCCGCCAACGATTTAACGAGTGCTTTGGTGCAGGTTGAAGAAGCAGGCGATAAACTGACCGAGCAAGAGTTGTTTTCGCTGGTGTTTTTCTTGTTGATTGCTGGCCATGAAACCACGGTCAATTTGATTGGCAATGGTATATTGGCCTTATTACAACACCCTGAGCAATTGAATTTGCTGCGCGAAAATCCCGACCTGATTCGTAATGCCGTCGAAGAATTGCTGCGTTACGATAGCCCGGTCGAGACCTCAACAATTCGCTGGGCTTGCGAAGATCTAGAGTTTGCTGGAGCGAAGATTCCGCGTGGCGAGCAAATTCTAGCGGTGATCACCTCAGCAAATCGTGATCCTCAGCATTTTGTTGCACCTGATCAGCTGGATATTACGCGCACTGAGCATAACCACATTGCTTTTGGTCATGGCATTCACTATTGTTTGGGTGCGCCATTGGCACGACTTGAAGGCGCAATTGCGATTAATTCGTTGGTGCAGCGATTGCCCCATTTACGTTTAGCAGTGCCTGCCCATGAGTTGATTTGGCGGCCTGGCATGCTGATTCGTGGCATGATCGAAATGCCTGTCGAATTTTAA